Proteins from a genomic interval of Chelonoidis abingdonii isolate Lonesome George chromosome 7, CheloAbing_2.0, whole genome shotgun sequence:
- the SLU7 gene encoding pre-mRNA-splicing factor SLU7 — protein sequence MASGTVEIINSTPAGGSNDVSLEEPKKMTREDWRKKKELEEQRKLGNAPAEVDEEGKDINPHIPQYISSVPWYIDPSKRPTLKHQRPQPEKQKEFTSSVEWYKRGVQENTVTTRYRKGACENCGAMTHTKKDCLERPRKVGAKFTGLNIAPDEHVQPTLMFDYDGKRDRWNGYNPEEHMKIVEEYSKVDLAKRTLKAQKLQEELASGKLLEQVNSPRHHWEEEESNSQTERDHNSEDEDEDKYADDIDMPGQNFDSKRRITVRNLRIREDIAKYLRNLDPNSAYYDPKTRAMRENPYANAGKNPDEVGYAGDNFVRYTGDTISMAQTQLFAWEAYDKGSEVHLQADPTKLELLYKSFKVKKEDFKEQQKESILEKYGGQEHLDAPPAELLLAQTEDYVEYSRHGTVIKGQEKAVVRSKYEEDVTINNHTCIWGSYWKEGRWGYKCCHSFVKYSYCTGEAGKEIANTASDLPEEKPTEEEYMAKSKTLMEIHQEKQKDEKKKKKKQKKSPNSDSEGEEKKKHEKLKKALNAEEARLLQVKEIMQLDERKRPYNSMYETREPTEEEMEAYRMKRQRPDDPMAPFLGQ from the exons atggCATCTGGGACTGTTGAAATAATTAACTCTACCCCTGCGGGAGGGTCAAATGATGTAAGCTTGGAGGAACCCAAGAAGATGACAAGAGAAGACTGGAGGAAAAAGAAGGAACTAGAGGAACAGAGAAAGCTGGGTAATGCGCCAGCTGAAGTGGATGAGGAAGGAAA AGATATCAACCCTCATATTCCTCAGTACATCTCTTCAGTGCCATGGTACATAGATCCTTCAAAAAGACCTACATTAAAGCACCAGAGACCTCAGCCAGAGAAGCAGAAAGAGTTTACCTCATCTGTGGAATGGTACAAACGAGGGGTTCAAGAG AATACTGTTACAACTAGGTACCGCAAAGGAGCCTGTGAGAACTGTGGTGCAATGACACATACAAAGAAAGACTGCTTGGAG AGACCTAGGAAAGTTGGAGCAAAATTCACAGGCCTTAATATTGCACCAGATGAACATGTGCAGCCTACACTAATGTTTGATTATGATGGGAAGCGAGATCGTTGGAATGGTTATAACCCAGAAGAGCACATGAAGATTGTAGAAGAATATTCCAAAGTTGACTTG GCTAAACGTACTCTGAAAGCCCAGAAGTTGCAGGAAGAGTTGGCTTCAGGAAAACTGTTGGAGCAGGTG aaCTCCCCAAGACACCACTGGGAAGAGGAGGAATCAAATTCACAGACA GAAAGAGATCATAACAgtgaagatgaagatgaagatAAATATGCAGATGATATTGACATGCCTGGACAGAACTTTGACTCCAAAAGACGTATTACAGTCCGAAACTTGCGTATTCGGGAAGACATTGCTAAA TACTTGAGGAATCTAGATCCAAATTCTGCCTATTATGATCCCAAAACAAGAGCAATGAGGGAGAACCCATATGCCAATGCAGGCAAGAATCCAGACGA agTCGGTTATGCAGGTGACAATTTTGTTCGTTACACTGGAGATACCATTTCAATGGCACAAACTCAGT TGTTTGCTTGGGAGGCTTATGACAAGGGCTCTGAGGTTCATCTTCAAGCAGACCCTACAAAACTGGAGCTCCTGTACAAATCCTTCAAGGTGAAAAAAGAAGATTTTAAGGAACAGCAGAAAGAAAGCATCCTAGAAAAG TATGGAGGACAAGAACATCTAGATGCTCCACCAGCTGAACTGCTGTTAGCCCAGACAGAAGACTATGTGGAATATTCTAGACATGGAACAGTTATCAAAGGACAAGAGAAAGCTGTTGTCCGTTCTAAGTATGAAGAGGATGTAACTATCAACAACCACACA TGTATATGGGGTTCGTACTGGAAGGAAGGCAGATGGGGATATAAATGCTGCCACTCATTTGTCAAGTATTCCTATTGTACAGGAGAAGCTGGGAAAGAAATCGCT AATACTGCATCAGACTTACCAGAGGAAAAACCTACAGAGGAAGAGTATATGGCAAAATCCAAAACGTTGATGGAG ATACATCAAGAAAAACAGAAGgatgagaaaaaaaagaaaaagaagcaaaagaagAGTCCAAATTCAGATAGTGAGggtgaagagaaaaagaaacatgaaaagcTGAAAAAG GCATTAAATGCAGAAGAGGCTCGTCTCCTCCAGGTTAAAGAAATCATGCAGTTAGATGAGAGGAAGAGGCCATATAACAGCATGTATGAAACACGGGAGCCTACAGAAGAGGAAATGGAGGCTTATAGAATGAAACGCCAAAGACCTGATGATCCCATGGCCCCCTTCCTTGGACAGTAA